The region CCCCCGCAGGTCCGCCGTCCCGCGCTCGGTGACCACCACGTCGACGTCGTGCGACGCGGTCGTCACCGGCCGGGACAGGCGTTCGACGAGCGTGGGCCGGTCCTTGTGCGCCGACGCCAGCGCGATCACCGACAGGCCCGGGCCGCGGACGCCCGCGGCGGCGAAGTCCGGGTGCCCGCCGATCATGCCGGCTGCGGACCGGCCGAGGCCCTCGACGTTGACCTGCCCGTCGACGTCGATCTCGAGCGCAGCGTTCAGGCCGATCAGCGGGGGCTCGCCGGCCGCGGAGAGCCGGCCGACGTCGTGGGTGACCTCGATGGGGTGCAGGAGCCGCCGGCCGTCCGCCCAGTCGTAGAGCCGGCGGGTGCCGATCAGGTACGCGCACATCGGGTCGTCGAGCAGCAGGCCCTTCTGGTCCAGGTCGACGACCGGTTCGGGCAGCAACCCGGAGTCGATCCGCACCGGGACCTCCAGCGCCGCGACCATCGCCTGCGCGAGCCGGCCGGGGCCGACCTGCACACGCGCCCCCTCGGGGACCAGCGCCGCGACGTTGCGGGCGATCGCCTCGTCCGCGGGAGTCGGGGGCGGGGTAGGGATCTCGGCCGGGCCCTCGTCCGTCTCGCCGAGGACGGTGATCGCGTCCGCCGGGAGCGGGTCCCCGGCGTCGGCCAGCGGGGTGGCGGTGGACACGACGCCCGCCACCGGCACCCCGGCCTCGATCAGGCCGCGCATGTACGAGGCCTCGGCACCGAGGTGCAGCCCGCGCGGCCCGCGGACCAGCGTCGCGACGAGCAGGTCCGGCTTCAGCACCCCGGCCAGCAGCGTGGGCACGGCGGAGAGCCGGCAGGGAACGACGTGGGCGTCCCCCGCCTCGACCATCGACCGGACGCCGGGCCCGCCCATCAGCACCCGGACGTCCGCGAAGGCCGTCGGGTCCAGGTCCGGGGTCGGCGCGGGCATCCACCCGAGGACCAGCCGCACGTCCCCGGCCCGGGCCGCAGCGCGGCTCAGCGGACCCTGCAGGACCGTCGGGGTGCCGCAGCCGTCCGCGAGGGCGACCCGGGAACCGGGCCGGACGACGTCGTCCAGCGAGAAGTCCACCATGACCCGATTCGACCACAGGGAGATCGCCCCGGCGGTGTGATCGCGCGCTCGTCCCGGCCGTCCGAGATCGCCGCGGGGCGGGCGGGCACGCTCGGGAGGTCGTAGCGTTGCCGCATGGGAGCGTCCCCGAGCGGTGCAGCACAGTCCGGCTCCGACGAGTTCGTCCGCGAACCCCTCGGGGTGCAGGAACGGATCACCTCCGACGGCTCCTCGCCGTGGCCGGTGGAGGCGGACCGGTACCGGCTCGTCGCCGCCCGGGCCTGCCCGTGGGCCAACCGTGCCGTGATCGGGCGGCGCCTGCTCGGCCTGGAGCCGGTGATCTCGCTCGGCATCGCCGGCCCCCTGCACGACGAGCGCAGCTGGCGGTTCCACCTGGACCCGGACGACAAGGACCCCGTGCTCGGCATCGAGTACCTGCGGTCGGCGTACGAGGCGGCCGTGCCCGGCTACGACAAGGGCGTCACCGTGCCCGCCGTCGTCGAGGTGGCGAGCGGGAAGGTCGTCACGAACGACTACAAGGCCCTCGAGTTCGACTTCGCGACCCAGTGGACGGAGTTCCACCGCGCCGGCGCGCCCGACCTCTTCCCGGACAAGTACCGGGACGAGATCGAGGAGGTTTCCGAGGGGGTGTTCCACGACATCAACAACGGCGTCTACAAGTGCGGGTTCGCGAAGGGCCAGGCCTCCTACGAGAAGGCGTACGCCGCGCTGTTCGGCAGGCTCGACGAGCTGTCCGAGCGATTGTCGCGGCAGCGCTACCTGGTCGGGGACGCCATCACCGAGGCGGACGTCCGGCTCTGGGTCACCCTGGTCCGCTTCGACGCGGCCTACCACGGCCACTTCAAGTGCAACCGGCAGAAGCTGAGCGAGATGCCGGTGCTCTGGGCGTACGCCCGGGACCTGTTCCAGACCCCCGGCTTCGGGGACACGATCGACTTCGAGCAGATCAAGCAGCACTACTACGGCGTGCACCACGAGGTGAACCCGACGGGCATCATCCCCGTGGGCCCGGACGTCTCCAACTGGCTCACCGCGCACGGCCGCGAGGAGCTCGGCGGCAGCCCCTTCGGCGACGGCACCCCGCCCGGCCCCCCGCCCCCCACGGAACGCGTCCCCTCGCTCACCTGACCGACTCGCCCGGCCTCAGACCCCGACTCGCCCGGCCTCAGACCCCGACTCGCCCGGCCTCAGACCGCGACTCGCCCGGCCTGAGATCGCGACTCGCCCGGCCTCAGACCGCGACTCGCGGGGGTGGAGCCGGGCTTCCGCGAGTCGGGGTCTGGAGCCCCGCGAGTCGCGATCTCAGGCCGCGCGAGTCGGGGTCTGGAGCCGCGCGAGTCGGGGTCTCGAGCCCCGCGAGTGTCCCTCGGACCGGGGTGTGGGGCGGGGCCGTTCGGCACGAGAACGGCGGCACGCGACAATGGCCGGGATGCGGTTCCGCGACAGTTCCACCACACGCCGACGCGCGGTCACGACCGTCGCGGGCGGCCTCGTCCT is a window of Pseudonocardia sp. T1-2H DNA encoding:
- a CDS encoding glutathione S-transferase family protein produces the protein MGASPSGAAQSGSDEFVREPLGVQERITSDGSSPWPVEADRYRLVAARACPWANRAVIGRRLLGLEPVISLGIAGPLHDERSWRFHLDPDDKDPVLGIEYLRSAYEAAVPGYDKGVTVPAVVEVASGKVVTNDYKALEFDFATQWTEFHRAGAPDLFPDKYRDEIEEVSEGVFHDINNGVYKCGFAKGQASYEKAYAALFGRLDELSERLSRQRYLVGDAITEADVRLWVTLVRFDAAYHGHFKCNRQKLSEMPVLWAYARDLFQTPGFGDTIDFEQIKQHYYGVHHEVNPTGIIPVGPDVSNWLTAHGREELGGSPFGDGTPPGPPPPTERVPSLT
- a CDS encoding acetyl-CoA hydrolase/transferase C-terminal domain-containing protein, yielding MVDFSLDDVVRPGSRVALADGCGTPTVLQGPLSRAAARAGDVRLVLGWMPAPTPDLDPTAFADVRVLMGGPGVRSMVEAGDAHVVPCRLSAVPTLLAGVLKPDLLVATLVRGPRGLHLGAEASYMRGLIEAGVPVAGVVSTATPLADAGDPLPADAITVLGETDEGPAEIPTPPPTPADEAIARNVAALVPEGARVQVGPGRLAQAMVAALEVPVRIDSGLLPEPVVDLDQKGLLLDDPMCAYLIGTRRLYDWADGRRLLHPIEVTHDVGRLSAAGEPPLIGLNAALEIDVDGQVNVEGLGRSAAGMIGGHPDFAAAGVRGPGLSVIALASAHKDRPTLVERLSRPVTTASHDVDVVVTERGTADLRGLDRAERRAALLDLWDGRVAG